A single Nostoc sp. PCC 7107 DNA region contains:
- a CDS encoding BREX system Lon protease-like protein BrxL produces the protein MFVYFILWKSLISYVQQHTHFEKNVTIRDQNAILKSASGFLKILYPHLELTLMDYERDCLEPACKLRQAIRNSQYYLDDEFKQIGREIYVEAK, from the coding sequence TTGTTTGTATATTTTATTCTCTGGAAGTCCCTCATTTCTTACGTACAGCAGCATACTCACTTTGAAAAAAACGTAACTATTCGTGACCAGAATGCTATTTTGAAATCAGCATCAGGGTTTCTTAAAATTCTCTATCCTCATTTAGAATTAACGTTAATGGACTATGAGCGTGATTGCCTAGAACCTGCTTGTAAATTACGCCAAGCTATCCGAAATTCACAATATTATCTAGATGATGAATTTAAGCAGATTGGTAGAGAAATTTATGTAGAGGCAAAGTAA
- a CDS encoding IS630 family transposase (programmed frameshift), with protein MAKPYSDDFRQKVMQAIELDGLKKSEASQLFNISRNTINLWCQRKAQTGDIKVKSRQECQRGGKIDDWEKFRAFVKANGDKTQVQMVELWEGEISQRTISRALQKIGHTRKKTYGYCQRDEAKRATFLAQLKNPKAPHLVYVDESGMDERDNYGYGYSPTGERFYDLKSGRRQGRINMIAGYRDNQLIAPFTVEGACNRTVFETWLETCLIPVLRPGEWVIVDNATFHHGGRIAQLIHDAGCELVYLPPYSPDLNRIEKCWAWLKSRIRKQLHNCDHLRDAIEFVLKHAAS; from the exons ATGGCTAAACCCTATAGTGATGATTTCCGGCAAAAGGTGATGCAAGCAATTGAGTTGGACGGTCTCAAAAAGAGTGAGGCGAGCCAATTGTTCAATATCAGTCGCAATACGATTAACTTGTGGTGTCAAAGAAAAGCCCAAACGGGTGATATCAAGGTCAAATCGAGGCAGGAATGCCAAAGGGGTGGCAAAATCGATGATTGGGAGAAGTTTCGCGCATTTGTCAAAGCAAATGGTGATAAAACTCAAGTCCAAATGGTAGAGTTATGGGAAGGAGAGATTAGTCAACGCACGATTTCACGGGCATTGCAGAAAATTGGACACACCCGT AAAAAAACATATGGCTACTGTCAACGAGATGAAGCCAAACGAGCAACCTTTCTAGCACAACTGAAGAACCCAAAAGCACCACACTTGGTTTATGTCGATGAATCGGGAATGGATGAACGAGATAACTACGGCTATGGGTACTCACCAACAGGGGAACGATTTTACGACCTCAAATCCGGTCGGCGACAGGGACGCATTAACATGATTGCTGGGTATCGGGATAATCAATTGATTGCCCCATTTACAGTCGAGGGGGCGTGTAACCGCACAGTGTTTGAAACCTGGCTAGAAACATGTTTGATTCCGGTTTTGCGTCCCGGTGAGTGGGTAATTGTGGATAATGCGACGTTTCATCATGGTGGTCGAATTGCCCAACTCATACATGATGCAGGCTGTGAACTTGTTTATTTACCTCCCTATTCACCAGACCTTAATCGTATTGAGAAGTGTTGGGCATGGTTAAAAAGTAGGATTCGCAAACAATTACACAATTGTGATCATTTACGTGATGCTATCGAATTCGTTCTCAAGCACGCAGCGTCCTAA
- a CDS encoding IS4 family transposase, with translation MLASFYQNFLEKYLNKAQLITLKMLVWLLQNQKQVRIERLAATLPLPIQQNSRRRHLQRFLTLNALSVVLLWFPIIEAIINQHFKLGSQLTIAMDRTQWKENNVLMVSVIYQKRAWPIYWCLLGKDGSSNLEEQQKVLRPVIRLLKKYKLVIIGDREFHSVELAHWLQKQNLSFVFRQKKDTTFRKKRQKFQPLSSIEIYPGIRSFYTDIKVTQKKGFGCFNLAVYWKRKYRGKQDKEAWYLLTNLPDLNTALKIYAQRFGIEAMFKDCIAVANKIRT, from the coding sequence ATGCTGGCATCATTCTACCAAAACTTCTTAGAAAAATACCTAAATAAAGCACAGTTAATCACCCTGAAGATGTTGGTGTGGTTGTTACAAAATCAGAAGCAGGTAAGGATAGAAAGACTGGCAGCGACTCTACCTTTACCTATACAGCAAAACAGTCGTAGACGGCATTTACAAAGGTTTTTAACACTGAATGCCTTGAGTGTAGTATTGTTGTGGTTTCCGATTATTGAAGCAATAATTAACCAACATTTTAAACTAGGGTCACAATTAACCATTGCTATGGATAGAACGCAGTGGAAAGAAAACAATGTGTTGATGGTTAGTGTAATTTACCAAAAGAGAGCTTGGCCAATATATTGGTGTCTGCTAGGAAAAGATGGTAGTAGTAACTTAGAAGAACAACAAAAAGTATTACGCCCAGTAATTCGCTTATTAAAAAAGTATAAACTAGTAATTATTGGGGATAGAGAATTTCACAGTGTAGAACTAGCACATTGGCTCCAAAAGCAGAACCTGAGTTTTGTATTCCGTCAAAAAAAGGATACTACTTTTCGGAAGAAAAGACAGAAATTTCAGCCTTTGAGTAGCATTGAGATTTACCCAGGTATCCGCTCCTTTTATACCGACATTAAAGTTACTCAAAAAAAAGGTTTTGGTTGCTTCAATTTAGCTGTTTATTGGAAAAGGAAGTATCGAGGAAAGCAAGATAAGGAAGCTTGGTATTTATTAACTAATTTACCTGATTTAAACACTGCCCTCAAAATATATGCTCAACGTTTTGGGATTGAGGCGATGTTCAAAGATTGTATAGCTGTAGCCAATAAGATTAGGACATAA
- a CDS encoding tetratricopeptide repeat protein, which produces MQSPRFGLNALAILLTIFAIESGLVNYSSIQRQAVAGQLIANSQVFSQISEAQKLLADKLFKQGDQHLDKSKFLSALQSFQQALNIYQAIGDRAHTAAVLNKLGEVYRHQGQTQTALQHHKQALAITRELNNRGEEAASLHHIAAVDEIQGQYKNAVQSYQQALSMRREVKDKSGEAITLIGLGNTYVSYIKSQLYYQTIKKPEEIKSYLEVRKYYQQALMIMEALGDGAGVGWSLNGIGMTYATVDQKEQAVKYYEQALAQMRQAGDRIGEATVMLNLSQDYNWGIDNQRESRPISLDFSEPALAIVREIGDRPLTAKILNAIASTYKNTFTHKNKGGQPQIALEYYQQALPIAREIGDRSLEEKILNNLGYIYHNQGYPQTAQEYQEQALAIRQEMGVHVGWATNIVKQAILVTYNIPQKRPTLITLLTGEALIHYRNGEAHAKFARYPAALSSYQQALAIVRQQKNRPWEWVILNQMGTIYESLGQLQVALDAYQQSLAIRREVDEQATKTPIPQTIRVAFGTDVNIHRPEGIKLEDGLSNGLIQVGKGKPIKTAITTVESAEIAEIEKRGQWLEVIAGVAGWQNFAENEEENTLANIADIHKTLGQYQTALQFYKEALAIINAEMSSPENVEVRWRREELSPGDYRQQEQRIKRSMGAVYAVLGQYQTALDDYQQSLAIVDMENSSHRLVNQKPILLTQIGEIYTNLGQYEAALTAYQQALAIARDPQTQDNYFVPEQQIRQFGQQELFRWTRIPFEKPDQAAILNSIAAIYAKLGQKQTAQEYRKQASTLQREISNRSQENITGQKAVLIAEVGRDAAKKTLVQVHPLEGEAVVLFAKGNSYATQGQYLKTQYQAALQAYRQALTIVRQQKNRPWEGIILTQMSAVYKQLGENQAVTQVDQQALAIRQEIAKQSDNTATILSKTPLSGAFDGEQIEIRFSSGKITTFNPVGGVIFFAQTPEKLKADQLYEVGWQQYIKREYARAIKTFETALLIYQQIEDKTGTGRTLFHLGDVYHRQRNYQQALKYYQQALAIQQEIGDRGWEKASLNSIAEIYTIQGNEFSRAGKYREALEKYQRVLEIAKKIGDEPKQWQTFHRMARVYSSLGEYKLALDYYQKALPIRQEILGTWVGIEFDMGQIYKVLGQYELALKAYQEALKIARQPVLLESDGNRIGDIAGEVRVLNAIGNIHYRQEKYELALDFHQQALTVLQKIQNKEQQEFLKATTYYNIGIVHFKQEKYQLALEYLQPPLTIYQQFQSRNAQGINLYAIGNVYLEQGQYELAGKFLQQSLVIAQEIGNKEVEGYILNTIGKLLEKQNQPELAIIFFKQSVNARETIRNNIRELSKEQQQSYTETIAKDYRHLADILLQRNRILEAQQVLDLLKVQEIDDYLRDVRGSEKTATGVVERPQERQIREVMQAEFEQAIALGRELAQLENISVSSRTPAQKQRILELRKIQQTLAKDFNTFLDSPKVREWIAQLQQTTQGQNFNLESSASVLQDNLKQLQQGAVILYPLVLSDRLELVLVTPYAPPIRRTVAVTQAELNRAILEFRTTLPKRTPKITVPAQKLYDLLIKPLENDLAQAQAKTIIYAPDGQLRYVPLAALYDGQKWLIERFQINNITAVSLTDLNTKPHNQLNVLAAAFTQGNYSFQVGSQQFDFSGLPFASLEIETLAQTIPSTKKLLDKQFNSDIVLEMNDYAIVHLATHAAFTTGQPEESFILLGNGDRVTLRDIKNWRLPNVDLIVLSACETGLGDQFGNGREILGFGYQIQQTGARAAIASLWSVDDGGTQVLMNAFYNILAQGKTTKAEALRQAQIALITGNYSKMSFPPHKSNLTPQISEHLSHPFYWSAFILIGNGL; this is translated from the coding sequence ATGCAATCCCCAAGATTTGGACTGAATGCACTTGCTATTTTATTGACTATCTTTGCCATTGAGAGTGGGCTGGTAAACTATAGCTCTATTCAAAGGCAAGCTGTTGCAGGACAATTAATTGCTAATTCTCAGGTTTTTTCTCAAATCTCAGAAGCTCAAAAACTTTTAGCAGATAAGCTTTTTAAGCAAGGTGATCAACACCTTGATAAAAGCAAATTTCTAAGTGCATTACAGTCTTTTCAACAAGCATTAAATATTTATCAAGCAATTGGCGATCGCGCTCACACAGCCGCAGTTCTCAACAAACTCGGAGAAGTTTATCGCCATCAAGGACAAACTCAAACCGCCCTTCAACATCATAAACAAGCTTTAGCAATTACACGGGAATTGAATAACCGTGGAGAGGAAGCCGCATCACTGCATCACATCGCCGCAGTTGACGAAATCCAAGGACAGTACAAAAATGCTGTGCAATCCTACCAGCAAGCTTTATCAATGCGGCGTGAGGTAAAAGATAAATCTGGGGAAGCGATTACTTTGATTGGCTTGGGAAATACTTACGTTAGCTATATTAAATCGCAACTTTACTACCAGACGATCAAAAAGCCGGAGGAAATTAAGTCTTACTTGGAGGTAAGAAAATATTACCAGCAAGCCTTAATGATTATGGAGGCTTTGGGCGATGGGGCGGGTGTTGGTTGGAGTCTCAACGGTATTGGCATGACTTACGCCACAGTAGATCAAAAAGAACAAGCTGTGAAATATTACGAACAAGCCTTAGCCCAGATGCGTCAAGCAGGCGATCGCATCGGCGAAGCTACAGTAATGTTGAATTTGAGCCAAGATTACAACTGGGGAATCGACAATCAACGGGAATCGCGCCCGATTTCCCTGGATTTCTCCGAACCAGCTTTAGCTATTGTCCGCGAAATTGGCGATCGCCCGTTAACAGCAAAAATCCTGAATGCGATCGCCTCTACCTACAAAAACACCTTCACTCACAAAAACAAAGGAGGACAGCCGCAAATAGCCCTGGAGTATTATCAACAGGCTTTACCAATAGCGCGAGAAATTGGCGATCGCTCCCTGGAAGAGAAAATCCTGAATAATCTGGGCTATATTTACCATAACCAAGGCTACCCACAAACGGCGCAGGAGTATCAAGAACAAGCGTTAGCCATCAGACAGGAAATGGGTGTTCATGTGGGGTGGGCGACAAATATTGTCAAACAGGCAATTTTGGTGACTTACAACATACCCCAAAAAAGACCAACTTTAATTACACTGCTGACAGGGGAAGCACTCATCCACTACCGCAACGGTGAAGCTCACGCCAAGTTTGCAAGATACCCAGCCGCCTTGTCATCCTATCAGCAAGCTTTAGCGATCGTCCGTCAGCAAAAAAATCGTCCCTGGGAATGGGTAATTCTCAATCAAATGGGGACAATTTACGAAAGTCTCGGACAGTTACAAGTAGCCTTAGATGCCTATCAGCAAAGCTTGGCAATTCGTCGGGAAGTTGATGAACAGGCAACAAAAACACCAATTCCCCAGACAATTCGGGTAGCCTTTGGTACTGATGTCAACATTCATCGCCCAGAGGGAATCAAACTAGAAGATGGACTCAGCAACGGTTTGATTCAGGTAGGGAAAGGAAAACCAATCAAAACTGCCATCACGACTGTTGAATCCGCAGAAATAGCCGAAATAGAGAAACGCGGACAATGGCTAGAAGTAATCGCTGGGGTAGCTGGATGGCAGAACTTTGCTGAAAATGAGGAAGAAAATACCTTAGCGAATATTGCAGATATCCACAAAACTCTAGGACAGTACCAAACTGCCTTGCAATTCTACAAAGAAGCCTTGGCAATCATCAATGCAGAAATGTCCAGCCCAGAAAATGTCGAAGTTCGTTGGCGCAGAGAGGAATTGTCACCAGGAGATTATCGCCAGCAGGAACAGCGAATTAAAAGAAGCATGGGTGCAGTTTACGCAGTATTAGGACAGTATCAGACTGCCTTGGATGATTATCAGCAATCTCTGGCAATTGTGGACATGGAGAACAGTAGCCACAGGTTGGTTAATCAAAAACCGATATTGTTAACCCAAATTGGGGAAATTTACACCAATTTAGGACAGTATGAAGCAGCGTTGACAGCTTACCAGCAAGCATTAGCGATCGCTCGTGATCCTCAAACTCAAGATAACTATTTTGTACCAGAACAACAAATCCGCCAATTTGGACAACAGGAATTATTTCGCTGGACAAGAATACCCTTTGAAAAGCCAGATCAAGCCGCAATTCTCAACAGTATCGCCGCAATTTACGCCAAATTAGGGCAGAAGCAAACAGCGCAGGAGTATCGTAAGCAAGCAAGCACATTACAGCGCGAAATTAGCAACCGTAGTCAAGAAAATATTACAGGTCAAAAAGCCGTCTTAATTGCGGAAGTTGGTAGGGATGCAGCGAAAAAAACTCTTGTGCAAGTACACCCCCTAGAGGGAGAAGCAGTAGTTTTGTTTGCCAAGGGAAACAGTTACGCAACTCAAGGACAATACCTCAAAACTCAGTACCAAGCGGCATTACAAGCTTACCGGCAAGCCTTAACAATTGTTCGCCAGCAAAAAAATCGCCCTTGGGAGGGGATAATTCTCACCCAGATGAGTGCAGTTTACAAACAATTAGGAGAAAATCAAGCCGTTACTCAAGTTGATCAACAAGCCTTGGCAATTAGACAGGAAATCGCAAAACAAAGTGATAATACAGCAACTATCCTGAGCAAAACGCCGTTGAGCGGGGCTTTTGATGGCGAACAAATCGAAATTCGCTTTTCATCTGGAAAAATTACGACTTTTAACCCCGTAGGTGGCGTGATTTTCTTCGCTCAAACACCAGAAAAATTGAAAGCTGATCAACTGTATGAAGTAGGTTGGCAGCAATATATAAAAAGGGAATATGCCAGAGCCATCAAAACCTTTGAAACAGCTTTATTAATTTATCAACAAATAGAAGATAAAACAGGTACGGGCAGAACTTTGTTCCACCTGGGAGACGTTTACCATCGCCAAAGAAATTACCAGCAGGCGTTGAAATATTATCAGCAAGCTTTGGCAATTCAACAAGAAATCGGCGATCGCGGTTGGGAAAAAGCCAGCCTCAACTCCATAGCAGAAATTTACACCATCCAAGGTAATGAATTTTCGAGAGCAGGTAAATATCGAGAAGCTTTAGAAAAATACCAACGAGTTTTGGAGATTGCAAAAAAAATAGGTGATGAGCCAAAGCAATGGCAGACTTTCCATCGCATGGCGAGAGTTTACAGCAGCTTGGGAGAGTATAAATTAGCTCTCGATTACTATCAAAAAGCCTTACCCATCCGGCAAGAAATTTTAGGCACCTGGGTAGGAATTGAATTTGATATGGGACAGATTTATAAAGTGTTAGGACAATACGAACTGGCTTTAAAAGCTTATCAGGAAGCCTTAAAAATCGCCAGACAACCCGTACTGCTCGAATCAGACGGAAACAGAATAGGAGACATTGCAGGTGAAGTGAGGGTGCTGAATGCGATCGGCAATATTCACTACAGACAAGAAAAGTATGAATTAGCGTTAGATTTCCATCAGCAAGCCTTAACAGTGCTGCAAAAAATTCAGAACAAAGAACAACAAGAATTTCTCAAAGCAACAACATATTACAATATTGGGATTGTTCACTTCAAGCAAGAAAAATATCAATTAGCCTTGGAGTATTTGCAACCACCTTTAACTATTTATCAACAATTCCAATCCAGAAATGCACAAGGGATAAATCTCTACGCCATAGGAAACGTTTATTTAGAGCAAGGGCAATATGAATTAGCCGGAAAATTCTTACAACAAAGTTTAGTAATTGCTCAAGAAATTGGCAACAAAGAAGTTGAAGGATACATTCTCAATACTATCGGGAAGTTACTTGAAAAACAGAACCAACCAGAATTAGCAATTATCTTCTTCAAACAATCAGTAAATGCTAGAGAAACAATTCGCAATAATATTCGGGAATTAAGCAAAGAACAACAGCAATCTTATACCGAAACCATTGCCAAAGATTATCGCCATTTAGCCGATATCCTGCTGCAACGCAACCGAATTTTAGAAGCGCAACAAGTACTAGACTTACTCAAAGTCCAAGAAATTGATGATTATCTCCGCGACGTGCGAGGAAGTGAAAAAACGGCGACTGGTGTTGTGGAACGTCCCCAAGAACGGCAAATTCGAGAGGTGATGCAAGCAGAATTTGAGCAAGCGATCGCCCTTGGTAGAGAACTCGCCCAACTGGAAAACATTAGTGTCAGCAGCCGCACTCCAGCCCAGAAACAGCGTATTTTAGAATTACGCAAAATTCAGCAGACACTAGCCAAAGACTTTAACACCTTCCTCGATAGCCCGAAAGTGCGCGAATGGATCGCCCAACTCCAGCAAACCACCCAAGGGCAGAATTTTAACCTGGAATCCTCTGCCAGCGTCTTACAGGATAACTTAAAACAACTTCAGCAAGGCGCAGTCATACTTTATCCTCTAGTATTGAGCGATCGCTTAGAACTAGTTTTAGTCACTCCCTACGCACCGCCCATCCGCCGCACCGTGGCTGTCACTCAAGCAGAACTCAACCGAGCAATTTTGGAATTTCGCACCACTTTACCAAAACGTACCCCAAAAATCACAGTTCCAGCCCAAAAACTCTACGATTTGCTGATTAAACCCCTAGAAAATGACTTAGCGCAAGCACAAGCCAAAACCATCATCTATGCTCCCGACGGACAACTGCGTTATGTTCCTCTAGCCGCCCTTTATGACGGTCAAAAATGGTTAATTGAACGCTTCCAAATCAATAATATTACTGCCGTCAGCTTAACCGACCTCAACACCAAACCCCACAATCAATTAAATGTATTAGCGGCAGCCTTTACCCAAGGCAACTATAGTTTTCAGGTAGGATCTCAGCAGTTTGACTTTTCCGGTTTACCCTTTGCTAGTTTAGAAATCGAAACACTCGCTCAAACCATTCCCAGCACCAAAAAATTATTAGACAAGCAATTCAATTCAGATATTGTGCTGGAAATGAATGATTACGCCATCGTCCATTTAGCAACTCACGCCGCATTTACCACCGGACAGCCAGAAGAATCATTTATTTTGTTAGGAAATGGCGATCGCGTCACCCTCCGAGATATCAAAAACTGGCGATTGCCCAATGTCGATTTAATCGTACTTTCAGCCTGTGAAACCGGATTAGGCGATCAATTTGGCAATGGTAGAGAAATTCTCGGTTTTGGCTACCAGATACAACAAACAGGCGCAAGAGCCGCGATCGCCTCTTTGTGGTCAGTAGATGATGGCGGTACACAAGTACTAATGAATGCTTTTTACAACATCCTTGCCCAAGGCAAAACAACCAAGGCCGAAGCCCTACGTCAAGCACAAATTGCCCTGATTACGGGAAACTACTCAAAAATGAGTTTTCCGCCCCATAAAAGTAACCTCACTCCACAGATAAGCGAGCATCTCAGTCATCCTTTTTACTGGTCAGCCTTTATTTTGATTGGCAATGGTTTGTGA